The proteins below come from a single Aspergillus oryzae RIB40 DNA, chromosome 5 genomic window:
- the rcoA gene encoding putative transcriptional repressor TupA/RocA (WD40 repeat-containing protein), producing the protein MYNTHRGMVPAPNSRLTELLDQLRQEFENQSRSTGEFEHQLTGQLQEMEMIRQKVYQLEQAQIKMKQDYEAEIRVLRHELESRGVQPVSSHIAGPAQHAGPSQAPPPALGHGPSNLFGGIMANQGGSGPGLAPPPPQDQQPPQHTLQQPAPAAQQGAPQPPQSSFGGYQPGAAVNGYAPPPPPTASPGPGKRPRAPPGPATPQQTHQLAYPDPRVSPQLARPTPPSQALVRDRPGNMLANWNPDDLPASQKREGADWYAVFNPEVQRVLDVELVHHLVHDSVVCCVRFSRDGKYLATGCNRSAQIFDVTTGQNVATLQDENVDKNGDLYIRSVCFSPDGKFLATGAEDKQIRVWDIAARTIKHIFTGHEQDIYSLDFAGNGRYIASGSGDKTVRLWDILDGKLVYTLSIEDGVTTVAMSPDGHYVAAGSLDKSVRVWDTTTGYLVERLESPDGHKDSVYSVAFAPNGRDLVSGSLDKTIKLWELNVPRGAFPGTGVKGGKCIRTFEGHKDFVLSVCLTPDGHWVMSGSKDRGVQFWDPITGNAQMMLQGHKNSVISVAPSPTNNLFATGSGDMRARIWRYVLLFNSQP; encoded by the exons ATGTATAACACACATCGCGGGATGGTTCCCGCTCCCAACTCCCGTCTGACGGAGTTGCTTGATCAACTGCGCCAGGAATTTGAGAATCAATCAAGGAGCACTGGCGAGTTTGAACATCAAT TAACCGGACAGCTtcaagaaatggaaatgaTTCGGCAGAAAGTCTACCAGCTGGAACAAGCACAAATCAAGATGAAGCAAGA CTATGAAGCGGAAATTCGCGTGCTGCGTCATGAGCTCGAGTCGCGCGGTGTTCAACCTGTCTCTTCCCATATTGCTGGCCCAGCACAGCACGCTGGCCCTTCTCAAGCCCCCCCGCCCGCACTGGGCCATGGCCCCAGTAATTTATTTGGTGGGATCATGGCCAACCAAGGAGGTAGTGGTCCCGGTCTtgcccctccccctccccagGATCAGCAGCCTCCCCAGCATACCCTTCAACAGCCTGCTCCCGCGGCTCAGCAAGGAGCGCCGCAGCCACCGCAGAGCTCTTTTGGGGGATATCAGCCTGGTGCTGCTGTGAACG GCTACgcacctccacctccgcccACCGCCTCTCCTGGACCTGGAAAGAGACCCCGTGCTCCTCCCGGACCAGCAACTCCCCAGCAAACCCATCAACTGGCCTACCCTGATCCTCGTGTGTCGCCTCAGTTGGCCCGGCCCACCCCACCTAGCCAAGCCCTTGTTCGTGACCGCCCAGGTAACATGTTGGCCAACTGGAATCCAGATGATTTACCTGCCTCGCAAAAGCGTGAGGGTGCTGATTGGTACGCTGTATTCAACCCAGAGGTACAGCGTGTGTTGGATGTCGAGCTGGTACATCACCTTGTTCATGATAGTGTGGTTTGCTGCGTGCGTTTCAGCCGGGACGGCAAATATCTTGCAACAGGTTGCAATCGTTCCGCTCAAATTTTTGATGTCACCACCGGCCAGAATGTGGCTACCCTTCAGGATGAGAATGTGGACAAAAATGGCGATCTTTATATCCGCAGCGTTTGCTTCAGTCCTGATGGCAAGTTCCTCGCGACCGGCGCCGAGGATAAGCAAATTCGG GTTTGGGACATTGCTGCTCGGACCATCAAGCATATCTTCACTGGTCATGAGCAAGATATTTACTCTCTTGACTTTGCTGGCAACGGCCGCTATATTGCTTCCGGCAGCGGAGACAAGACTGTTCGCCTATGGGATATTCTGGATGGCAAGCTTGTCTACACTCTCAGCATCGAAGATGGTGTGACCACCGTTGCTATGTCCCCCGATGGTCACTACGTCGCAGCTGGCTCCCTGGACAAGAGCGTTCGCGTCTGGGACACTACCACCGGCTATTTAGTTGAACGGCTGGAAAGCCCTGATGGACATAAAGATAGCGTTTACTCGGTCGCTTTCGCGCCAAATGGTCGGGATCTAGTTAGCGGCAGTCTCGATAAGActatcaagctctgggaGCTTAATGTTCCCCGTGGTGCATTCCCTGGAACTGGGGTCAAAGGTGGTAAATGCATTCGGACTTTCGAGGGCCACAAG GACTTTGTGCTCAGCGTTTGCCTGACTCCAGACGGACACTGGGTTATGAGTGGCTCTAAGGATCGGGGTGTCCAGTTCTGGGATCCAATTACAGGAAATGCGCAGATGATGCTACAAGGCCACAAAAATTCTG TTATCTCGGTGGCTCCCAGCCCGACAAACAACTTGTTCGCCACCGGTAGTGGTGACATGCGTGCAAGAATCTGGAGGTATGTGCTTCTATTCAACTCACAGCCGTAA
- a CDS encoding uncharacterized protein (Zn-finger), with translation METAEPVSYEFPGHTIGAVAPRRMMTSNLGHNFPFYATPAASFPLPFHQSSSTAYGFGHALNHHHHNHHQPSYPQFFVASHESINSQPMRLSSEPPPVQSIPDIRPAKNAVNRVSRDPLVKNDPSSNTQQTPMARSSTHGAAAQSKSPSVSEIEFTTEVDILMKAIQSRNSVQPPNTQSLPPLQQLTHRGCHGYPQTFSLHPSGNTRCNMMAEEVQSRSGKKRKYVCTLPHCGKSFAQKTHLDIHTRAHTGDKPFICKEPSCGQRFSQLGNLKREKTDSNPGAHKQTHQRRHTGEKPFSCDICQKRFAQRGNVRAHKITHQHAKPFTCLLDDCGKQFTQLGNLKSHQNKFHATTLRDLTLKFSQVTIGDPMSPQDRKLWEYFATLYKNSNKGIKGRGKDRRISPTSRSGPGKRHQTLGNNDDKLQRPIYEESSVYTGGSSSDEEDAEAYYIDRQNH, from the exons ATGGAAACAGCCGAGCCTGTGTCCTATGAATTCCCCGGTCATACAATCGGCGCTGTTGCGCCGCGTCGGATGATGACCTCCAATCTTGGTCATAACTTTCCCTTCTATGCAACCCCAGCAGCGTCATTCCCACTGCCATTTCACCAGTCATCCTCGACCGCTTATGGATTTGGCCATGCACTcaatcatcaccaccataaCCACCATCAACCCAGCTATCCTCAGTTCTTCGTGGCCAGCCACGAATCGATCAACTCTCAGCCCATGCGGTTATCGTCAGAGCCACCACCTGTCCAGTCAATCCCTGATATTCGTCCTGCGAAAAATGCGGTCAATCGCGTATCTAGAGATCCGTTGGTCAAAAATGATCCCAGCTCAAACACACAACAGACTCCCATGGCCCGCTCGTCGACCCACGGAGCAGCTGCCCAAAGCAAGAGCCCTAGCGTCAGCGAGATCGAGTTCACCACCGAGGTCGATATACTGATGAAAGCAATCCAGTCCAGAAATAGTGTCCAGCCGCCGAACACGCAGTCATTGCCGCCTTTACAGCAATTAACACACAGGGGATGCCATGGTTATCCGCAgaccttttctcttcatccgtctGGCAATACCCGGTGCAATATGATGGCTGAAGAAGTGCAGTCTCGGTCAGGGAAGAAGCGCAAATATGTCTGTACCCTTCCACACTGTGGAAAGAGCTTTGCTCAAAAGACTCATTTGGATATTCATACTCGGGCTCACACCGGAGACAAGCCTTTT ATCTGCAAGGAACCTTCTTGTGGACAACGTTTCTCACAGCTAGGCAATCTGAAG AGGGAGAAGACAGATTCTAACCCAGGTGCTCACAAACAGACCCATCAGCGACGTCATACTGGCGAGAAAcctttctcttgcgataTATGTCAGAAGAGGTTTGCCCAGCGCGGCAATGTCCGTGCCCATAAAATCACACACCAGCATGCCAAGCCATTCACCTGTCTGTTGGACGACTGCGGGAAACAATTTACTCAGCTGGGCAATCTCAAG TCTCACCAGAATAAGTTTCACGCAACAACATTGCGGGATTTGACATTGAAATTCTCCCAAGTAACAATAGGTGACCCCATGAGCCCGCAAGATAGAAAGTTGTGGGAATACTTTGCCACTCTTTACAAGAATAGCAACAAGGGAATAAAGGGTCGTGGAAAGGATCGTAGGATCTCCCCTACCTCTAGGTCAGGACCTGGGAAACGACACCAGACCCTAGGCAACAATGACGACAAGCTGCAACGCCCTATTTATGAGGAATCATCGGTCTACACCGGGGGTTCAAGTagtgacgaggaggatgcgGAGGCCTATTATATTGATAGACAAAATCATTGA
- a CDS encoding putative mitochondrial folate carrier protein Flx1 (mitochondrial FAD carrier protein), translating into MNGQDGLSSSFVESVAGFTAGIVSTLCLHPLDLIKTRLQVDRSSSSRVGGSLHVVRSIYQNEGGVAAFYRGLTPNIIGNSTSWALYFLCYGNIKTATRTWRSSREEDLTSSDYFLASGAAGMLTSILTNPIWVIKTRMLSTSSRTPGAYASFTTGASQIYHSEGIPGFYRGLLPALFGVSHGALQFMAYEKLKLHRIKMSSATVFNDGYAGSAQVRWRRLGNLDLFIISSLSKIFAGFVTYPYQVLRSRLQTYDAHLIYRGVQDAALQIWAREGAAGFYKGLGPNILRVLPSTWVTFLVYENTRAYLPELISRA; encoded by the exons ATGAACGGGCAGGATGGCTTGTCGTCGTCCTTTGTGGAGAGCGTAGCGGGATTTACGGCTGGAATTGTTTCTACGTTGTGCCTCCATCCGTTGGATTTGATCAAAACTCGACTACAAG TTGAccgatcctcatcctctcgAGTGGGTGGCTCGCTCCACGTCGTCCGCAGCATATACCAGAATGAAGGCGGCGTTGCAGCGTTCTACCGTGGACTGACGCCCAACATCATTGGTAACTCGACTAGCTGGGCCCTTTATTTTTTGTGCTATGGTAATATCAAGACTGCGACGCGTACTTGGCGCAGCTCTCGGGAGGAAGATCTTACCTCCTCCGATTATTTTCTTGCCTCAGGGGCCGCTG GCATGCTGACATCTATATTGACAAATCCTATCTGGGTCATTAAGACTCGTATGTTATCGACCAGTTCTAGGACGCCCGGAGCGTATGCGTCTTTCACTACTGGTGCCTCACAGATCTATCATTCAGAGGGTATTCCAGGTTTCTATCGTGGCCTCCTTCCAGCTCTTTTTGGGGTAAGCCATGGTGCACTTCAGTTCATGGCTTACGAGAAGTTAAAACTGCACCGAATCAAAATGTCATCTGCGACGGTGTTTAACGATGGCTATGCGGGATCGGCACAAGTGCGGTGGCGAAGACTCGGTAACCTagatctcttcatcatctctaGTCTCTCGAAGATATTCGCCGGGTTTGTCACATATCCATACCAAGTGTTGCGGTCCCGGTTGCAAACCTATGATGCTCATCTTATCTACCGGGGGGTTCAGGATGCGGCTTTGCAGATCTGGGCCAGAGAGGGAGCGGCCGGCTTCTACAAGGGTTTAGGGCCAAATATATTGCGGGTGCTGCCAAGTACATGGGTTACCTTCCTGGTGTATGAGAACACCCGAGCATATTTACCCGAACTGATTTCACGCGCATAG